The following proteins are encoded in a genomic region of Ornithodoros turicata isolate Travis chromosome 6, ASM3712646v1, whole genome shotgun sequence:
- the LOC135397059 gene encoding zinc finger protein 182-like has translation MARKVREGCGKEELHQCVVCTTVLRGDYAFKKHLETHNEPFGEEHLKLLAQKLPDGRLECLICGTVLVDKRTFRIHYQGCHTTKRPFECPICRKRFKFSVTYINHREIHFSNRQRYGCKTCAKVFSGKAQFRIHVKAHSAKKERCEVCFKYFPGNRLRAHYYKHTRDLRVRCKVCGKEVKESSMYTHINYVHLGRAENVCAVCGAKYRSPHAFVGHMRWHTDEPVDVCIICSKPFYNEDYYVRHMEGAHGCGSKKWSCSMCTKEFLTKGQLQAHTPVHTKEKPYKCEVCGKGFAWKHKVKDHMKTHSEERPFQCSLCREAFKWKHNLANHHRAKHVSP, from the exons ATGGCGCGGAAGGTGCGGGAAGGCTGCGGGAAAGAAGAGCTGCACCAGTGCGTAGTTTGTACCACAGTACTCCGCGGTGACTATGCATTCAAGAAGCACTTGGAGACCCACAATGAG CCGTTCGGGGAAGAACACTTGAAGCTTCTAGCACAGAAACTCCCGGACGGACGCCTGGAATGCCTCATATGTGGGACCGTATTGGTTGACAAGCGGACCTTTCGGATTCACTACCAGGGCTGCCACACGACTAAGAGACCGTTTGAATGCCCCATCTGCCGGAAACGCTTCAAGTTCTCCGTTACCTACATCAACCACCGAGAGATCCACTTTTCGAACAGACAGCGCTACGGGTGCAAAACCTGTGCCAAGGTGTTCTCTGGCAAAGCTCAGTTTCGAATCCACGTTAAGGCGCATTCGGCAAAAAAGGAGCGCTGCGAAGTGTGCTTCAAGTACTTTCCGGGTAACCGTTTACGAGCCCACTATTACAAACATACCAGGGACCTACGGGTGCGGTGCAAGGTATGCGGAAAGGAAGTCAAGGAGAGCAGCATGTATACTCACATCAACTATGTGCATCTCGGACGAGCTGAAAACGTGTGCGCCGTATGTGGAGCAAAGTATAGAAGTCCCCATGCATTCGTCGGCCACATGCGATGGCACACTGATGAGCCCGTTGACGTGTGCATCATTTGTTCCAAGCCCTTCTATAATGAAGATTATTACGTAAGGCACATGGAAGGTGCTCACGGATGCGGGTCCAAGAAGTGGTCATGCTCGATGTGCACGAAAGAATTTCTCACAAAGGGGCAGTTGCAAGCGCACACCCCGGTGCACACCAAggagaagccttacaagtgtgaAGTGTGTGGAAAGGGATTTGCCTGGAAACACAAAGTCAAAGATCACATGAAGACGCACAGCGAAGAACGGCCGTTCCAGTGCAGCTTGTGTAGGGAGGCGTTTAAGTGGAAGCACAACCTCGCCAACCATCACAGGGCAAAGCATGTCTCTCCTTAA